The following coding sequences lie in one Brevibacterium marinum genomic window:
- a CDS encoding TetR/AcrR family transcriptional regulator, with the protein MPTAVILEDTHDDGSTLTNPGTSEDGARRSAPDAPARTRRKRDSLNRTVILDAAEMIAERDGLDGLTFQSLGAELGAHPTSMYRHFKDKDELVLALIDSLRDRSYLGALVPTGDWRENLRIAARVVHEHYLRYPQLAQQMASRTTRMPREFSNMEYTLAAFLDAGFNHTDALRYQRVFGNYVRALSSIEAASHCLPEQVQREDELAWRMQFERLDPEDYPAIAAAGQPPLGIGDASTFDTGLEVLIRGLEALAESKPDGEDDSQPQPRDAAETNGS; encoded by the coding sequence ATGCCGACTGCCGTTATCCTTGAGGACACACACGACGATGGGAGTACCTTGACGAACCCCGGCACATCCGAGGACGGCGCACGTCGTTCGGCGCCCGACGCACCGGCCCGCACGAGGCGTAAGCGGGATTCCCTCAACCGCACTGTCATCCTCGACGCCGCTGAGATGATTGCCGAGCGCGACGGCCTCGACGGGCTGACATTCCAATCCCTGGGAGCTGAACTCGGCGCTCACCCGACGTCGATGTACCGACACTTCAAGGACAAGGACGAACTCGTCCTCGCGCTCATCGACTCCCTGCGCGACCGTTCCTACCTCGGGGCCCTCGTACCCACTGGAGACTGGAGGGAGAATCTGCGGATTGCCGCCCGGGTCGTCCACGAACACTACCTGCGCTATCCTCAGCTCGCCCAGCAGATGGCCTCCAGGACCACGCGAATGCCTCGCGAGTTCAGCAATATGGAGTACACCCTCGCGGCATTCCTCGATGCCGGATTCAACCACACAGACGCACTCAGGTACCAACGCGTATTCGGCAACTATGTTCGCGCACTCTCAAGCATCGAGGCTGCCTCCCACTGCCTTCCGGAGCAGGTGCAGCGGGAGGACGAATTGGCCTGGAGGATGCAGTTCGAACGCCTCGACCCCGAGGACTATCCGGCCATCGCTGCGGCGGGCCAACCTCCTCTGGGCATCGGGGACGCCAGCACGTTCGACACCGGTCTCGAAGTCCTCATCAGGGGCCTTGAGGCACTTGCGGAGAGCAAACCCGATGGCGAAGATGACTCGCAGCCGCAGCCCAGGGACGCAGCGGAGACGAACGGCAGCTGA
- a CDS encoding ABC transporter substrate-binding protein, with amino-acid sequence MTSFTRPRRRTRLRAAAAGLALALGLTACSNGDGGLDQNISDDEQIVIGAEQEPDCADWIATCAANIWGSYTMRIPTLPRAFESRKNDGSWELVPSDLLTGEPSVAITDDGKQTITYRINPEAQWSDGEPITGEDFVYTGLQIRDGDDIFDKSGYSLIESIDAPNERTAVVTLKTSTGSWKKLFSGDYSVLPSHILKGEDRAEVMKDGYDFSGGPWKIESWVKGVSVTLVPNDNYWGEKPKLKKVTFQFITDTAAAFLALKSGQVQALYPTPQLDAMSQIKAGVPNTNIDVDTDSGNLEALWINNAAFPFDSKAVRQAFAYSIDRPAIVERLYGQIGVEQVQQSFLTPLNGIYAREDFSRYTKDLEKVDELMTDDGWRRNGEGIWEKNGKPAEFRITTQSGNQRRELAEQILQKQAGEAGFSMKIANVAGADLFSSVAPEGDFEVGMWTIIDTVPEPDLGSSFRSDAIPGEDNGFSGINFTRAKISGADGLLNTVARTTNDKERIKKSHAAEKLIAEAVPGIPIDTVPNIVMTSDRVEGPVEINPAEGPFWNLEEWTLD; translated from the coding sequence ATGACGAGTTTCACCCGACCGCGACGTAGGACACGCCTTCGCGCAGCGGCCGCCGGTCTCGCGCTCGCACTCGGCCTCACTGCGTGCTCGAACGGCGACGGCGGTCTCGACCAGAACATCTCGGACGACGAGCAGATCGTCATCGGGGCCGAACAGGAACCCGACTGCGCGGACTGGATCGCCACGTGTGCCGCAAACATCTGGGGTTCCTACACGATGCGGATCCCCACTCTCCCGCGCGCTTTCGAGTCCCGGAAGAACGATGGATCCTGGGAGCTCGTCCCCTCCGATCTCCTGACCGGTGAACCGAGCGTGGCCATCACCGACGACGGGAAGCAGACGATCACGTATCGGATCAATCCCGAAGCTCAATGGTCCGATGGAGAACCCATCACCGGCGAGGACTTCGTGTACACCGGCCTTCAGATCCGGGACGGCGATGACATCTTCGACAAGAGCGGGTACTCGCTCATCGAATCGATCGACGCTCCGAATGAGAGGACCGCAGTCGTCACGCTCAAGACCTCGACCGGCTCATGGAAGAAGCTCTTCAGCGGCGACTACTCTGTTCTCCCCAGTCACATCCTCAAGGGCGAGGACCGCGCCGAGGTGATGAAGGACGGCTACGACTTCTCCGGTGGCCCCTGGAAGATCGAGTCCTGGGTCAAAGGCGTCTCGGTGACACTGGTGCCCAATGACAACTACTGGGGCGAGAAGCCGAAGCTCAAGAAGGTCACCTTTCAGTTCATCACCGATACCGCGGCCGCCTTCCTCGCACTCAAGAGCGGTCAGGTCCAAGCGCTGTATCCGACACCCCAGCTCGACGCGATGAGCCAGATCAAGGCCGGGGTTCCGAACACGAACATCGACGTCGATACAGATTCCGGAAACCTGGAGGCCCTGTGGATCAACAATGCGGCCTTTCCCTTCGACAGCAAGGCGGTGCGACAGGCCTTCGCCTATTCGATCGACAGGCCTGCGATCGTTGAACGACTCTACGGACAGATCGGGGTCGAGCAGGTGCAACAGAGCTTCCTCACCCCACTCAACGGCATCTACGCCCGAGAGGATTTCTCCCGATACACCAAAGACCTCGAGAAGGTCGACGAACTCATGACGGACGACGGGTGGCGCAGGAATGGGGAGGGAATCTGGGAGAAGAACGGGAAGCCAGCCGAGTTCCGCATCACCACACAGTCAGGTAACCAACGGCGAGAACTGGCCGAACAGATCCTCCAGAAGCAGGCAGGCGAGGCCGGTTTCTCCATGAAGATCGCCAATGTTGCAGGCGCCGATCTGTTCTCGAGCGTCGCTCCCGAAGGGGACTTCGAAGTCGGAATGTGGACGATCATCGACACCGTCCCAGAGCCCGATCTCGGCTCCTCATTCAGGTCGGACGCCATCCCCGGTGAAGACAACGGGTTCTCGGGCATCAATTTCACCCGAGCGAAGATCTCAGGAGCCGACGGACTCCTCAACACCGTTGCCCGCACGACGAACGATAAGGAACGGATCAAGAAGTCCCATGCAGCGGAGAAGCTGATCGCCGAGGCTGTTCCCGGAATCCCGATCGACACGGTGCCGAATATCGTCATGACCAGCGACAGGGTCGAGGGGCCGGTCGAGATCAACCCCGCAGAAGGCCCCTTCTGGAACCTGGAGGAGTGGACCCTTGATTGA
- a CDS encoding ABC transporter permease codes for MITYALRRLAYSIPVILIASFLLFWAVRRAFDPLSKLRLNQDPTAIARETERLGLDKPIPEQYLLWFKGFVAGDWGTSTRTGRDVVDMIAGAAGPTIQLIFWGVLLGAIVAIAVGTYSAVKQYSAADYVFTGVSYIGIALPAFWFGLLLIQIFGVWPVQIWNLAEPPLYFVGLHSVGHSDFGDYLRHLALPVVTMTITLVASWSRYGRASMLDSLTSDYVRTARAKGVPKRQVVINHALRNSLAPFVTVVFLDAGILLGGLVVTEQIFSIPGMGKLLLDSLLAGDAQLLLPWMMLVAVIIVVFNLLADLCYAYLDPRVKLS; via the coding sequence ATGATTACCTATGCGCTGCGCCGACTGGCCTACTCGATCCCTGTCATCCTCATCGCCTCGTTCCTGCTCTTCTGGGCTGTCCGTCGGGCCTTCGACCCGCTGAGCAAGCTCCGGTTGAACCAGGACCCCACTGCGATCGCCCGAGAGACCGAACGGCTGGGTCTCGACAAACCCATCCCGGAGCAGTATCTCCTCTGGTTCAAGGGCTTCGTGGCAGGGGACTGGGGGACCAGCACGCGCACCGGCCGCGACGTTGTCGACATGATCGCCGGTGCTGCCGGGCCGACCATCCAGCTCATCTTCTGGGGAGTCCTCCTCGGTGCGATCGTTGCGATAGCGGTCGGGACGTATTCGGCGGTCAAACAGTACAGTGCAGCCGACTACGTGTTCACCGGCGTGTCCTACATCGGGATCGCCCTGCCCGCATTCTGGTTCGGGCTTCTGCTCATCCAGATATTCGGGGTGTGGCCGGTGCAGATATGGAACTTGGCCGAGCCGCCGCTGTACTTCGTGGGACTTCACTCGGTGGGCCATTCCGATTTCGGGGACTACCTGCGCCACCTCGCCCTTCCCGTGGTGACGATGACGATCACTCTCGTCGCCAGTTGGAGCAGGTACGGGCGAGCCTCGATGCTTGACTCCCTCACCAGCGACTATGTGCGCACGGCGAGGGCAAAAGGGGTGCCGAAGCGGCAGGTCGTCATCAACCACGCCCTCCGTAACTCCCTGGCCCCCTTCGTCACCGTGGTGTTTCTCGACGCGGGCATCCTTCTCGGTGGACTCGTCGTCACCGAACAGATCTTCTCGATCCCAGGAATGGGAAAGCTCCTGCTCGATTCCCTGCTCGCCGGCGACGCCCAGCTGCTGTTGCCGTGGATGATGCTCGTCGCCGTCATCATCGTCGTCTTCAATCTTCTGGCGGATCTCTGCTATGCCTACCTCGACCCGAGAGTGAAATTGTCATGA
- a CDS encoding ABC transporter permease, which yields MRAQSAAASGNTTRSFVGQWALFRRRFLRHKLAVSGLVVLAVLVVACFGAPWIAPFQENHQDLITGSTGPSAVHWLGTDQLGRDFLSQLLYAGRISMSVGLGVGLLSTIVGVLLGSLAGYFGGWADELIMRLVDLFLVVPPIAILALLLQGFGSSSVTIVLALSALGWTVIARVARSQVLSLREKEFVDAAIVLGASPIRVILRHMIPNLAGVIAVNVSLAVAAAIITESTLSFLGFGVQPPDSSWGNMLSQAAGLLGTPQVHLLLYPGLLILITVLSVNFIGDGLRDALDPQTKR from the coding sequence ATGAGAGCACAGTCAGCGGCCGCATCCGGCAATACCACCAGGTCGTTCGTCGGCCAATGGGCCCTCTTCCGACGTCGGTTCCTCCGACACAAGCTTGCCGTCAGCGGCCTCGTGGTGCTGGCGGTCCTCGTCGTCGCCTGTTTCGGGGCTCCGTGGATCGCCCCATTCCAGGAGAATCACCAGGACCTCATCACCGGATCCACCGGCCCTAGTGCGGTGCACTGGCTGGGAACGGACCAACTCGGCCGAGACTTCCTCAGTCAACTGCTCTACGCCGGGCGGATCTCGATGTCGGTCGGCCTCGGTGTGGGTCTGCTCTCGACCATTGTGGGAGTGCTCCTCGGTTCCCTGGCCGGATACTTCGGCGGCTGGGCGGATGAACTCATCATGCGCCTCGTCGACCTCTTCCTCGTCGTCCCGCCGATCGCGATCCTCGCTCTCCTACTCCAGGGGTTCGGCAGCTCGTCGGTGACGATCGTGCTGGCTCTGAGCGCGCTGGGCTGGACCGTCATCGCACGTGTTGCGAGGTCTCAGGTGCTGTCTTTGCGGGAGAAGGAGTTCGTCGACGCGGCGATCGTGCTCGGAGCCTCTCCCATACGAGTGATCCTGAGACACATGATCCCCAACCTCGCCGGAGTCATCGCCGTGAACGTCTCCCTCGCAGTAGCCGCGGCGATCATCACGGAATCGACCCTGAGCTTCCTCGGATTCGGTGTCCAACCCCCGGACTCCAGCTGGGGCAACATGCTCAGCCAGGCCGCCGGTCTGCTCGGCACCCCGCAGGTGCATCTGCTGCTCTACCCCGGCCTGCTCATACTGATCACGGTTCTGTCGGTGAACTTCATCGGCGACGGACTCCGTGACGCCCTCGACCCACAGACGAAACGATGA
- a CDS encoding ABC transporter ATP-binding protein yields the protein MTLNQQPLLTVDNLGVVFSTDNGPVTSVEGLSFELNANETLGVVGESGSGKSITSMAIMGLLPRTATVTGSIRFRGEELLTKTDDQLRELRGRRISMVFQDALAALNPVKSVGSQLMEAVRVHSSGRSRQEMRARAIELLDIVGIPTPEQRVDQFPHEFSGGMRQRIMIAMSIANDPDVLIADEPTTALDVTVQAQVLDVLRRVQERTNSALLLITHDLGVVAGLADRVLVMYSGRKVEEADVEDVFYRPSHPYTLDLLAAMPRLDGNPGDSRLYSIPGAPPDPTELPPGCRFAPRCRYAMLGTCDQTPIPERFITDRHVAACLRIDEVAAVRQEASS from the coding sequence ATGACACTCAATCAACAGCCACTGCTCACGGTCGACAACCTCGGCGTCGTCTTCTCGACGGACAACGGTCCAGTCACCTCGGTCGAGGGACTGAGCTTCGAACTGAATGCGAACGAGACCCTCGGCGTGGTCGGCGAATCCGGCTCAGGAAAGTCCATCACCTCAATGGCGATCATGGGACTGCTTCCGCGCACCGCCACCGTGACGGGATCGATCAGGTTCCGCGGAGAGGAGCTGCTGACCAAGACCGACGATCAGCTGCGGGAGCTGCGCGGACGACGGATCTCCATGGTCTTCCAGGACGCGCTCGCCGCACTCAATCCGGTGAAGTCAGTGGGCAGTCAGCTCATGGAGGCAGTGCGCGTCCACTCGTCGGGCCGAAGCCGCCAGGAGATGCGGGCCAGGGCGATCGAACTCCTCGACATCGTCGGGATTCCGACTCCGGAGCAGCGTGTCGACCAGTTCCCCCACGAATTCTCCGGGGGAATGCGCCAGCGCATCATGATCGCCATGAGCATCGCCAACGATCCGGATGTGCTCATCGCCGACGAGCCGACCACAGCCCTCGACGTCACTGTCCAAGCGCAAGTGCTCGACGTGCTGCGTCGGGTTCAGGAACGGACCAACTCGGCCCTCCTGCTCATCACCCACGATCTGGGCGTGGTCGCAGGGCTCGCCGACAGGGTCCTCGTGATGTACTCGGGGAGGAAGGTTGAGGAGGCCGACGTCGAGGATGTGTTCTACCGTCCTTCCCACCCGTACACACTGGATCTGCTGGCCGCGATGCCCCGACTCGACGGCAATCCGGGCGATTCGCGCCTGTACTCGATCCCCGGGGCTCCTCCGGATCCGACCGAACTTCCGCCGGGCTGCCGGTTCGCGCCCAGGTGTCGGTACGCGATGCTCGGCACGTGCGATCAGACTCCCATTCCCGAACGTTTCATCACCGATCGCCATGTGGCGGCCTGCCTGAGGATCGACGAGGTCGCCGCCGTTCGACAGGAGGCGTCCTCATGA
- a CDS encoding ABC transporter ATP-binding protein, whose protein sequence is MRSTLEAIDVVKEYPVRSGLFRRRNGTVHALSGVSLEVPKGKTLGIVGESGCGKSTLGRSIVRLHDIDSGSIRLDGQSVESTTGQDLRSLRRRVQMVFQDPYASLNPRLTIGSAIIEALEIHGLAAGHRSERAQELMEMVGLRPEFVQRYPHEFSGGQRQRIGIARALAVEPEVIVLDEPVSALDVSVQAGVLNQLKELQDLLGLTYVFIAHDLSVVRYLSDEVAVMYFGTIVESAPTGRLFAAPEHPYTQALLSAVPIPDPIVERSRERITLSGEVPSSLNPPSGCRFRTRCWKATERCATEVPLLRTMADGTRAACHHPESETQSPTDPTDGQRTEAGAQ, encoded by the coding sequence ATGAGGAGCACACTCGAAGCCATCGATGTCGTCAAGGAGTACCCGGTTCGCTCGGGTCTCTTCCGCAGACGCAACGGCACGGTTCACGCGCTCTCGGGGGTCAGCCTCGAGGTGCCGAAGGGAAAGACGCTCGGCATCGTCGGTGAGTCCGGCTGCGGAAAGTCCACGCTGGGGCGCTCGATCGTCCGGCTCCACGACATCGACAGCGGCAGCATCCGCTTGGACGGCCAGTCCGTCGAATCGACCACCGGCCAGGACCTGCGCTCGCTGCGGCGACGAGTGCAGATGGTGTTCCAGGATCCCTATGCCTCCCTCAACCCGCGGCTGACGATCGGCAGCGCCATCATCGAAGCCCTCGAGATCCACGGGTTGGCGGCCGGCCACCGTTCAGAACGGGCGCAGGAACTTATGGAGATGGTGGGCCTACGTCCCGAGTTCGTCCAGCGCTACCCGCACGAATTCTCCGGTGGTCAGAGGCAGCGCATCGGCATCGCCCGCGCACTCGCCGTCGAACCCGAGGTGATCGTGCTCGACGAACCGGTCAGTGCTCTCGACGTCAGTGTGCAGGCCGGCGTCCTCAACCAACTCAAGGAGCTCCAGGACCTGCTCGGACTCACCTACGTATTCATCGCCCATGATCTCTCCGTCGTGAGATATCTCAGCGACGAGGTGGCCGTGATGTACTTCGGCACGATCGTCGAGTCCGCGCCGACGGGCCGGCTGTTCGCAGCACCCGAGCATCCGTATACTCAGGCGCTGCTGTCCGCAGTCCCGATCCCCGATCCGATCGTCGAGCGGAGCAGAGAGCGGATCACCCTCAGCGGTGAAGTGCCGAGCTCTCTGAACCCTCCGAGCGGATGCCGGTTCCGAACCCGGTGCTGGAAGGCCACCGAACGCTGTGCCACCGAGGTTCCGCTTCTGCGTACGATGGCAGACGGGACCCGAGCGGCCTGTCATCATCCCGAATCGGAAACTCAGAGCCCAACCGACCCCACCGACGGTCAGAGAACGGAAGCAGGTGCTCAATGA
- a CDS encoding tartrate dehydrogenase: protein MSSQKSIAAIPGDGIGQEVVPEGRRVLQAVSQKHGIDLEFADFDFASADYYQAHGTMLPEDWFDSLRGFDAIFFGAVGWPDVVPDHVSLWGSLLQFRRSFDQYINLRPCRLLPGVKSPLSGYGPGDVDFYVVRENTEGEYSSIGGKMFEGTDREIVVQETVMTRTGVDRVLKFAFDLARSRPNQHLTSATKSNGISITMPYWDERVKVMSEGYPDVVWDQFHIDILTANFVLKPNNFDVVVASNLFGDILSDLGPACTGTIGVAPSANINPEGSFPSLFEPVHGSAPDIAGQGIANPIGQIWSGAMMLDHLGETGASTDVLEAIESVLSSGDASVLTPDLGGRGTTSSLGEAIASTIVSQD from the coding sequence ATGAGCTCACAGAAGTCGATCGCAGCCATCCCCGGCGACGGAATCGGGCAGGAAGTGGTTCCAGAGGGGCGTCGGGTGCTGCAGGCAGTCTCACAGAAACACGGGATCGATCTCGAATTCGCCGATTTCGACTTCGCGAGTGCCGACTACTACCAGGCTCATGGAACCATGCTGCCCGAGGACTGGTTCGACAGTCTGCGCGGCTTCGACGCGATCTTCTTCGGGGCCGTCGGCTGGCCGGACGTCGTACCCGACCACGTCTCTCTATGGGGCAGCCTGCTGCAATTCAGGAGGTCTTTCGACCAGTACATCAACCTCAGGCCGTGCCGTCTGCTGCCCGGTGTGAAGAGCCCGTTGTCCGGTTACGGGCCAGGTGACGTCGACTTCTACGTGGTGCGGGAGAACACCGAGGGCGAGTACTCGTCGATCGGCGGAAAGATGTTCGAGGGCACCGACCGGGAGATTGTCGTCCAGGAGACCGTGATGACTCGGACAGGTGTCGACAGGGTGCTCAAGTTCGCCTTCGATCTGGCCCGTTCCCGGCCGAATCAGCACCTCACCTCGGCGACGAAGAGTAACGGAATCTCGATCACGATGCCCTACTGGGACGAACGCGTGAAGGTCATGTCCGAGGGCTACCCGGACGTGGTCTGGGACCAGTTCCACATTGACATCCTCACAGCCAACTTCGTTCTCAAACCGAACAATTTCGACGTCGTCGTCGCGAGCAATCTCTTCGGCGACATCCTCTCCGATCTGGGACCGGCCTGCACAGGAACCATCGGGGTGGCACCGAGTGCGAACATCAACCCGGAGGGATCCTTCCCGAGCCTGTTCGAACCGGTGCACGGTTCGGCTCCTGATATTGCCGGCCAAGGCATCGCCAACCCGATCGGCCAGATCTGGTCGGGCGCGATGATGCTTGACCACCTCGGCGAAACCGGGGCGAGCACGGATGTGCTCGAGGCAATCGAATCGGTGTTGAGCAGCGGGGACGCGAGCGTTCTCACCCCAGATCTGGGAGGTCGGGGCACGACTTCATCACTGGGTGAGGCGATCGCATCGACGATCGTGTCACAGGACTGA
- a CDS encoding OsmC family protein, whose translation MSEDTRSIELTRLAENHYRATAPSGASIEFGRGEGLMTPVELLLAAVAGCSSIDVDTVTSRHTEPTRFDVSARADKIDEDGASRVDNVHLDFDLAFPDDEDGRKADARIEKLVGLSHDKYCTVSRTVEHPTNVDFSIRRD comes from the coding sequence ATGAGTGAAGACACACGCAGCATCGAACTGACCAGGCTCGCCGAGAACCACTACCGTGCCACTGCGCCGAGCGGGGCGAGCATCGAATTCGGCCGCGGCGAGGGCCTGATGACACCGGTGGAGCTGCTGCTGGCAGCCGTCGCCGGATGCTCCTCGATCGACGTCGACACCGTGACCAGCCGGCACACCGAGCCGACGCGCTTCGATGTCTCGGCCCGGGCCGACAAGATCGACGAGGACGGCGCGTCTCGGGTGGACAACGTCCACCTCGACTTCGACCTCGCATTCCCCGACGACGAGGACGGTCGCAAGGCCGATGCGCGCATCGAGAAGCTCGTCGGCCTCTCCCACGACAAGTACTGCACGGTCTCCCGTACGGTCGAACACCCGACGAACGTGGACTTCAGCATCCGCCGCGACTGA
- a CDS encoding cysteine hydrolase family protein, with amino-acid sequence MSTGTSAAPSTTTAQSPAAEALPPASARENTALLVIDVQTGVMAASWNSDEVVERISDLVEKARAEGTEVIWVRHSAREMPSGSPQWQIVDSLSPAVGEAIIEKTHGSAFEDTNFEDVLASEDVGHLVVTGAQSDACVRSTIHGGFARGYDVTLVSDAHTTEDLSDWGAPPPEQVISHTNLYWTFESGPGRTARVLEAAEVDFAAPDQDD; translated from the coding sequence ATGTCGACCGGCACATCCGCTGCACCGAGCACCACCACAGCACAATCGCCCGCCGCCGAAGCGCTGCCGCCGGCTTCTGCACGTGAGAACACCGCCCTCCTCGTCATCGACGTCCAGACCGGAGTGATGGCCGCATCCTGGAACTCCGACGAGGTGGTCGAAAGGATCTCCGATCTGGTTGAGAAGGCCCGTGCCGAGGGCACCGAGGTCATCTGGGTCAGACACTCCGCACGGGAAATGCCCTCGGGGTCACCGCAGTGGCAGATCGTCGATTCGCTCTCCCCGGCCGTCGGTGAGGCGATCATCGAGAAGACCCACGGCAGTGCCTTCGAGGACACGAACTTCGAGGACGTTCTCGCGTCCGAAGACGTCGGCCATCTCGTCGTCACCGGCGCCCAGTCCGATGCATGCGTGAGGTCGACGATCCACGGCGGATTCGCCCGCGGCTACGATGTCACGCTGGTTTCGGACGCCCACACGACCGAGGATCTCAGCGATTGGGGTGCCCCGCCGCCGGAGCAGGTCATCTCGCACACGAACCTCTACTGGACCTTCGAGTCGGGTCCGGGTCGGACCGCTCGGGTCTTGGAAGCCGCCGAGGTCGATTTCGCAGCACCCGACCAAGACGACTGA
- a CDS encoding MFS transporter: MGRVSETRDDSAEHPRRFSVLRSWKTAPYLVGSGMGMMGDNIEHVITYWVLWQKFESPALVGFQLISHWLPFLLLSVYAGSLAERFDCRRLIQIGQVMFMVVSLCWGILFLTDSLQLWQACVLLVIHGLAGCLWGPAEQMMLHDFVDRSELPSAVRLNATFRSLGILFGPVVGSALLLFFGPTWGIFINIVFYLPLTLFLMRTPYTGHIRSGGIRTTRTTLLQSLRVLIDVRHNRSIVGMLLLAALASITIGAVLQTSMPVFSGILAGPGGDSDSAYGMLLFAMGAGGVLGGFLLEATGWVRPTPAAAAVAAAGLGASSIVFAFTSHLWLAIVVLVIAGVSKITAESTEMAIIQLEAPQEIRGRVIGSYATFGPGMQTFSGVTVGVLGTIATIPQAVTIGGAVLAIGAIAIGAYAVGGRRQA; encoded by the coding sequence ATGGGGCGGGTGAGCGAGACCCGAGACGATTCTGCCGAACATCCGCGCCGATTCAGCGTGCTGCGCAGCTGGAAGACGGCACCGTACCTTGTCGGATCCGGCATGGGGATGATGGGCGACAACATCGAACACGTCATCACCTACTGGGTGCTGTGGCAGAAGTTCGAGTCGCCGGCCCTCGTCGGATTCCAACTCATCAGCCATTGGCTGCCGTTCCTGCTCCTGTCCGTCTATGCCGGATCTCTGGCCGAACGCTTCGACTGCCGACGGCTCATCCAGATCGGGCAGGTCATGTTCATGGTCGTGTCCCTGTGCTGGGGCATCCTGTTCCTCACCGACTCCCTGCAGCTGTGGCAGGCCTGCGTCCTCCTCGTCATCCACGGTCTCGCGGGTTGTCTGTGGGGACCGGCCGAGCAGATGATGCTCCACGACTTCGTCGACCGCTCCGAGCTGCCGAGTGCGGTGCGCCTGAACGCCACCTTCCGCAGCCTGGGCATCCTGTTCGGGCCCGTCGTCGGATCCGCACTGCTGCTCTTCTTCGGCCCGACCTGGGGCATCTTCATCAACATCGTCTTCTACCTGCCCCTCACGCTCTTCCTCATGCGCACCCCGTACACGGGGCACATTCGCAGCGGCGGGATCCGCACGACGAGGACCACGCTGTTGCAGTCGCTGCGTGTCCTCATCGATGTCCGCCACAACAGGTCGATCGTCGGTATGCTGCTGCTCGCGGCGCTCGCCTCGATCACGATCGGTGCGGTCCTCCAGACGTCCATGCCCGTCTTCTCCGGCATTCTCGCCGGGCCCGGCGGGGACAGCGATTCCGCGTACGGAATGCTGCTCTTCGCGATGGGCGCAGGCGGCGTCCTCGGCGGCTTCCTCCTCGAGGCCACCGGATGGGTGCGTCCCACCCCTGCAGCCGCGGCGGTGGCCGCAGCCGGGCTCGGAGCTTCGTCGATCGTGTTCGCATTCACCTCGCACCTGTGGCTGGCGATCGTCGTGCTCGTCATCGCGGGAGTCTCGAAGATCACCGCCGAATCGACCGAGATGGCGATCATCCAGCTCGAAGCCCCGCAGGAGATCCGCGGTCGGGTCATCGGGTCCTATGCGACCTTCGGTCCCGGGATGCAGACATTCTCCGGGGTCACCGTCGGTGTGCTCGGCACGATCGCGACGATCCCGCAGGCCGTGACGATCGGCGGGGCAGTCCTGGCCATCGGCGCGATCGCCATCGGGGCATATGCGGTTGGCGGGCGCCGTCAGGCGTGA